From one Triticum aestivum cultivar Chinese Spring chromosome 4B, IWGSC CS RefSeq v2.1, whole genome shotgun sequence genomic stretch:
- the LOC123090868 gene encoding zinc finger CCCH domain-containing protein 43: MSISGEIKKLEPEYPRRPGQPDSFCYVKFGSRRFSSETSELKQLEPECPRRPGNPDCPMGDSASSATPSSSMNLANSKAGEIKQLQPEYPRWPGQPDRFYYLKFGSCMSNSDTVELKQLEPEYPRQLGQPDSPMGDSPIVPSSTGSATLPSSIRVANSETGEINQLVPEYQPRPSEPDCTIGDSPVVPSSAGSARSPSLLNLANSETGEMKQLEPEHPRWPGEPDCPMSDSSSLSTVSITTPPSENKRSITAPAGDPSDGSAAPPADSETGQKQPEPEYPLRPGKSDCSYYVKFGSCRYGMNCWFNHPLYMRGGRGFQRDNWVGRNSSRASNSSEYKQYIFDKACNYNRHEGKTKVKQVKLNFLGLPLRPGTIPCLYYMNRGTCKFGTNCKFHHPDPESEDAILNALQHTTQGSYQMNLSTKHVQRALNGHSVPLVTSPTIGTSEIVPTQGVNPCPEWSEYQMDENKQGKSDWDPFTTKVFCDICTDEVLAGNRPTDHLNGIGYKNLCAKFNEKTKKGYSHKQFESKWESLKKDYQTWKALMGQGTKMNTISASLEWRAKKMEVMPDCGKFCFAPLENVNLLNIMFEDMVDLRPTAPEANLAVNTTFRCEQGAGDGNDVGIIDKYVNEQSKEAMLQQSYKKEPNLTKVKTNYVHAELNDLVNFEGNLNPSNLATPMRINRVGSNISEIMELVVGAGAEEGSDEHFLATQLFIRPEHREMFLTLKTPRGRLGWLKNMCLVKDRTSTVADVYSLKLI; this comes from the exons ATGAGCATCTCCGGCGAGATCAAGAAGCTAGAGCCGGAGTACCCGCGGCGGCCCGGCCAGCCCGACTCCTTCTGCTACGTCAAGTTCGGGAGCCGCAGGTTCAGTTCGGAGACCAGCGAGCTCAAACAGCTGGAACCGGAGTGCCCGCGGCGGCCCGGTAATCCGGACTGCCCGATGGGTGACTCCGCTAGTTCTGCCACACCGTCCTCCTCGATGAATCTCGCCAACTCGAAGGCTGGCGAGATCAAACAGCTGCAGCCGGAGTACCCGCGGTGGCCCGGCCAGCCCGACCGCTTCTACTACCTCAAGTTCGGGAGCTGCATGTCCAATTCGGACACCGTCGAGCTCAAACAGCTGGAACCAGAATACCCGCGGCAGCTCGGCCAGCCGGACAGCCCAATGGGCGACTCTCCGATCGTTCCCTCCTCCACTGGTTCTGCCACACTGCCCTCGTCGATTAGAGTCGCCAATTCGGAGACCGGCGAGATCAATCAGCTGGTGCCGGAGTACCAGCCGCGGCCCAGCGAGCCGGACTGCACGATTGGCGACTCTCCGGTCGTCCCCTCCTCCGCTGGTTCTGCCAGATCACCCTCCTTGCTCAATCTCGCCAATTCGGAGACCGGCGAGATGAAGCAGCTGGAGCCGGAGCACCCGCGGTGGCCCGGCGAGCCGGACTGCCCGATGAGCGACTCCTCCTCCTTGTCGACTGTAAGCATCACCACTCCTCCTTCAGAAAACAAAAGAAGCATCACCGCTCCGGCAGGTGACCCCTCCGATGGCTCCGCCGCACCGCCGGCCGATTCAGAGACCGGCCAGAAGCAGCCGGAGCCGGAGTACCCGCTGCGGCCCGGCAAGAGCGACTGCTCCTACTACGTCAAGTTCGGAAGCTGCCGGTACGGGATGAATTGCTGGTTCAATCATCCTCTCTACATGCGTGGTGGCCGTGGGTTTCAGCGGGATAATTGGGTTGGAAGGAACAGCAGCCGAGCATCTAATTCATCCGAGTACAAGCAG TATATTTTCGACAAAGCATGCAACTACAACCGCCATGAAGGAAAAACCAAAGTCAAGCAAGTGAAGCTGAATTTCCTTGGGCTTCCACTTCGTCCA GGTACAATACCATGTTTGTACTATATGAATCGCGGAACCTGCAAATTTGGCACCAACTGTAAGTTTCACCATCCAGATCCAGAATCAGAAGACGCGATTTTGAATGCTTTGCAGCATACTACTCAAGGATCATATCAAATGAATCTTTCAACAAAGCATGTCCAGCGAGCACTGAATGGGCATTCTGTTCCCTTAGTTACATCACCAACTATTGGAACATCGGAAATTGTTCCAACTCAAGGAGTCAATCCATGTCCAGAATGGAGTGAATATCAG ATGGATGAAAACAAGCAAGGAAAATCAGATTGGGATCCTTTCACTACTAAAGTTTTTTGTGATATTTGTACCGATGAGGTTTTAGCTGGAAATCGACCAACCGACCATTTGAATGGTATTGGGTATAAGAACTTATGCGCCAAGttcaatgaaaaaacaaaaaaaggctACAGTCACAAGCAATTTGAAAGTAAGTGGGAGTCATTGAAGAAAGACTACCAGACATGGAAGGCATTGATGGGGCAGGGTACTAAAATGAATACAATATCTGCAAGTCTAGAATGGCGGGCAAAAAAGATGGAG GTAATGCCAGATTGCGGAAAGTTCTGTTTTGCGCCACTCGAGAATGTTAATCTTCTAAATATAATGTTTGAGGATATGGTAGATTTACGTCcaactgcacctgaagctaatttGGCAGTCAATACAACTTTCAGATGTGAGCAAGGTGCTGGTGATGGAAATGATGTAGGCATCATTGATAAGTATGTTAATGAGCAATCTAAAGAGGCAATGCTACAGCAATCTTATAAAAAAGAACCCAACTTGACGAAAGTCAAGACAAATTATGTGCATGCGGAACTCAATGATCTTGTTAACTTTGAAGGAAATCTGAACCCAAGCAATTTGGCAACGCCTATGAGGATCAATCGAGTAGGAAGCAATATTTCTGAGATCATGGAGTTGGTTGTAGGTGCTGGAGCTGAGGAGGGCAGTGATGAACATTTCCTTGCTACTCAGTTATTTATTAGACCTGAACATCGGGAAATGTTTCTTACCCTAAAGACCCCTCGAGGAAGGCTTGGGTGGCTTAAAAACATGTGCCTCGTGAAGGATCGTACTTCAACTGTAGCTGATGTTTATTCTCTAAAACTAATTTGA